Proteins encoded within one genomic window of Nordella sp. HKS 07:
- the purF gene encoding amidophosphoribosyltransferase — MAAPNPVLNFDLDGDTLREECGVFGIFGHDDAAALTALGLHALQHRGQEAAGIVAFNGERFHSERRLGLVGDHFSKESAIKRLQGRVALGHVRYSTTGETILRNVQPLFAELATGGLAVAHNGNLTNGLTLRRDLVAQGAICQSTSDTEVILHLVARSQKPRIVERYIDALRALEGAYSLVAMTNKKLIGARDPLGIRPLILGELNGAYILCSETCALDIIGARFVREVENGEVVVISEEGVESLRPFPRMQARPCVFEYVYFSRPDSILGGRSVYEVRKQFGRQLAQEAPADVDVVIPVPDSGVPAALGFAQQAGIPFELGIIRNHYVGRTFIEPTQTIRALGVKLKHNANRAVINGKRVLLVDDSIVRGTTSVKIVRMMYEAGAREVHMRIACPPIRHPDFYGIDTPEQKALLAATHTLEEMRDYIGVASLAFLSVDGLYRAVGYDGRDPVRPQFTDHCFTGDYPTHLTDIIGESAKQQLSLLAEAG; from the coding sequence ATGGCGGCGCCCAATCCCGTACTCAATTTCGATCTCGACGGTGACACGCTGCGTGAGGAATGCGGCGTGTTCGGCATTTTCGGCCATGACGACGCCGCTGCCCTCACGGCGCTCGGCCTGCATGCTTTGCAGCATCGCGGCCAGGAAGCGGCCGGCATTGTCGCCTTCAACGGCGAGCGCTTTCATTCAGAACGCCGGCTCGGCCTCGTCGGCGATCATTTCTCGAAAGAGAGCGCCATCAAGCGCCTTCAGGGCCGCGTGGCGCTCGGCCATGTGCGCTACTCGACGACGGGCGAAACCATCCTGCGCAATGTGCAACCGCTCTTCGCCGAACTGGCGACCGGCGGCCTCGCCGTCGCGCATAACGGCAATCTCACCAACGGCCTGACGCTCCGGCGCGATCTCGTGGCGCAAGGCGCCATCTGCCAGTCGACGTCGGACACCGAGGTCATCCTGCATCTGGTGGCGCGCTCGCAGAAGCCGCGCATCGTCGAGCGCTATATCGACGCGCTCAGGGCCCTCGAGGGCGCTTACTCGCTGGTCGCCATGACCAACAAGAAGCTCATCGGCGCACGTGATCCGCTCGGCATCCGCCCGCTGATCCTCGGCGAACTCAACGGCGCCTATATCCTCTGCTCGGAGACTTGCGCGCTCGACATCATCGGCGCCCGTTTCGTGCGCGAGGTCGAGAACGGCGAGGTGGTCGTCATCTCCGAGGAGGGCGTCGAATCCCTGCGCCCCTTCCCGCGCATGCAGGCGCGTCCCTGTGTCTTCGAATATGTCTACTTCTCGCGCCCTGACAGCATCCTCGGCGGACGTTCGGTCTATGAAGTGCGCAAGCAGTTCGGCCGTCAGCTCGCCCAGGAGGCCCCGGCCGACGTCGATGTCGTCATCCCGGTGCCGGATTCGGGCGTGCCCGCGGCACTCGGCTTTGCGCAACAGGCCGGTATTCCCTTCGAGCTCGGCATCATCCGCAACCACTATGTTGGGCGCACTTTCATCGAGCCGACGCAGACCATCCGGGCGCTCGGCGTGAAGCTCAAGCACAACGCCAATCGCGCGGTGATCAACGGCAAGCGCGTCCTGCTCGTCGACGACTCAATCGTGCGCGGCACCACGTCGGTGAAAATCGTGCGCATGATGTATGAGGCGGGTGCTCGCGAAGTTCATATGCGCATCGCCTGCCCGCCGATCCGGCATCCCGACTTCTACGGCATCGACACGCCGGAGCAGAAGGCGCTGCTCGCCGCCACGCACACGCTGGAGGAGATGCGCGACTATATCGGCGTCGCCTCCCTCGCCTTCCTCTCGGTCGATGGCCTCTACCGCGCAGTGGGCTATGACGGGCGCGATCCGGTGCGGCCGCAATTCACCGATCATTGCTTCACCGGCGATTATCCCACTCACCTGACCGACATTATCGGCGAATCGGCCAAGCAGCAGCTTTCGCTTCTCGCAGAGGCCGGCTGA
- a CDS encoding CvpA family protein: protein MPFQLLDLILAGIMIISGLLALMRGFTREVLSLVAWGAAAVGAYFAIRSPEMVGFASQYLQPEIVAKIAVGGAIFLIVLIVVSLISVKLSDVVVDSAAGAFDRTLGFFYGLARGLVLVVIAYLFYGWLIPFDRQEDWVKNARTLPVIQSVGEVILSLVPPDIAETLTNSSILTNQAPASTQQPPAAQTGTGDATTPDEEGYKKNESQGLDQLIQGTQGQQQQQQQNSPPPDNQEQPDFGGQSNPN, encoded by the coding sequence ATGCCGTTTCAACTGCTTGATCTCATTCTTGCCGGCATCATGATCATTTCGGGCCTCCTCGCCCTGATGCGCGGCTTCACCCGCGAGGTGCTCTCCCTCGTCGCCTGGGGTGCGGCGGCGGTCGGCGCCTATTTCGCCATCCGCTCGCCGGAGATGGTCGGTTTCGCCAGCCAGTATCTGCAGCCCGAAATCGTCGCCAAGATCGCCGTCGGCGGCGCGATCTTCCTCATCGTCCTCATCGTCGTCTCGCTGATCAGCGTGAAACTCTCCGATGTGGTTGTCGACTCGGCCGCCGGCGCCTTCGACCGGACGCTGGGTTTCTTCTACGGCCTGGCGCGCGGCCTCGTGCTGGTCGTCATCGCCTATCTGTTTTATGGCTGGCTCATTCCCTTCGACCGTCAGGAAGACTGGGTGAAGAACGCCCGCACGCTGCCGGTGATCCAGTCGGTCGGTGAAGTCATCCTGTCACTGGTGCCGCCCGACATCGCCGAAACGCTTACCAATTCCTCCATCCTCACCAACCAGGCGCCAGCGTCCACACAGCAGCCGCCCGCCGCGCAGACCGGCACCGGCGACGCGACGACGCCCGACGAAGAAGGCTACAAGAAGAACGAATCGCAGGGCCTCGATCAGTTGATCCAGGGAACGCAGGGCCAGCAGCAACAGCAGCAGCAGAACTCGCCGCCTCCCGATAATCAGGAGCAGCCGGATTTCGGCGGCCAGAGCAACCCCAATTGA
- the radA gene encoding DNA repair protein RadA — protein MARSSSQFVCQSCGAVSSKWAGRCDNCGEWNSIVEESAPTPLSGAKGASLPKGRASRLVGLKGESAAPARIETGIAELDRVAGGGFVPGSGVLIGGDPGIGKSTLLLQAMAALANRGRRVIYVSGEEAIAQVRLRAERLGIADTSVLLAAETNAADIVATLGEGEPPAIAVIDSIQTVWSPNIDAAPGTVSQLKAGSEALIRFAKQKGTSILLVGHVTKDGQIAGPKVIEHMVDTVLYFEGDRGHQYRILRAVKNRFGPTDEIGVFEMSDGGLKEVANPSRLFMGSGEHPTPGSAVFAGVEGTRPLLIEVQALVSPSPFGNPRRTVVGWDANRLAMVLAVLEARAGVQIGNHDVYLNVAGGLKVKETAADLAVAAALLSSLTGTIVPHGTTVFGEIALSGAIRPVSLAEARVKEAHKLGLKEAVTAARPELVGPKGFKIKPLETIADLVAWAAAQPKGLARIA, from the coding sequence ATGGCCAGATCATCCTCGCAATTCGTCTGTCAATCCTGTGGCGCCGTCTCGTCGAAATGGGCGGGGCGCTGCGACAATTGCGGCGAATGGAATTCGATCGTCGAGGAATCGGCACCGACGCCGCTGTCGGGCGCCAAGGGGGCGAGCCTGCCCAAGGGCCGTGCTTCCCGCCTCGTCGGGCTCAAAGGCGAAAGCGCCGCCCCGGCACGCATTGAAACCGGCATCGCCGAGCTCGACCGGGTGGCGGGCGGTGGCTTCGTGCCGGGCTCGGGCGTGCTGATCGGCGGCGATCCCGGCATCGGCAAATCGACGCTGCTGCTGCAGGCCATGGCGGCACTTGCCAATCGCGGGCGCCGGGTGATCTATGTTTCGGGCGAAGAGGCGATCGCGCAGGTGAGGCTCAGGGCCGAGCGGCTCGGTATCGCCGATACCTCGGTGCTGCTCGCCGCCGAGACCAATGCCGCCGACATCGTCGCCACGCTCGGCGAGGGCGAGCCCCCCGCCATCGCGGTCATCGACTCGATCCAGACCGTCTGGTCGCCCAATATCGATGCCGCCCCGGGCACCGTCTCGCAGCTCAAGGCCGGCTCGGAAGCCCTCATCCGCTTCGCCAAGCAGAAGGGCACCAGCATTCTCCTCGTCGGCCATGTCACCAAGGACGGCCAGATCGCCGGCCCCAAGGTCATCGAGCATATGGTCGATACGGTCCTTTATTTCGAAGGTGACCGCGGCCATCAGTACCGCATCCTGCGGGCGGTCAAGAACCGCTTCGGTCCGACCGACGAGATCGGTGTGTTCGAGATGTCGGATGGCGGCCTCAAGGAAGTGGCCAACCCGTCACGGCTGTTCATGGGTTCGGGCGAGCACCCGACCCCGGGGTCCGCCGTCTTCGCCGGCGTGGAAGGCACCCGGCCCCTCCTCATCGAAGTGCAGGCCCTCGTCTCGCCCTCGCCTTTCGGCAATCCCAGGCGAACCGTCGTCGGCTGGGACGCCAACCGGCTCGCCATGGTGCTGGCGGTGCTGGAAGCGCGCGCCGGCGTTCAGATCGGCAATCACGATGTCTATCTGAATGTGGCTGGCGGCCTCAAAGTAAAGGAAACCGCGGCCGACCTCGCCGTCGCTGCCGCCCTCCTTTCATCGCTCACGGGCACCATCGTGCCGCATGGAACGACGGTTTTCGGCGAAATCGCGCTCTCCGGCGCCATCCGTCCGGTGAGCCTCGCGGAGGCACGTGTCAAAGAAGCACATAAACTCGGCCTGAAGGAGGCCGTGACCGCCGCCCGGCCCGAGCTTGTCGGCCCGAAGGGCTTTAAAATCAAGCCGTTGGAGACCATCGCCGACCTTGTTGCCTGGGCCGCCGCCCAGCCCAAGGGGCTCGCCCGAATCGCCTAG
- a CDS encoding Hsp20/alpha crystallin family protein, which yields MNKAHLPQMFGNRSNAGLDMFRSLQREIDHLFEDFSLGMPRLGDAGSGFMLVTLDVAETDKAFEVTAELPGAAPEDIDIALKDDMLTIKAEKKAEKEDKQKNYHLNERSYGMFQRSFMLPVGIDAGKVEASFDKGVLKITLPKLPEATSKVRKIAVKPGA from the coding sequence ATGAACAAGGCTCACTTGCCGCAAATGTTCGGTAATCGCTCCAATGCGGGGCTCGACATGTTTCGTTCACTTCAGCGCGAGATCGACCACCTGTTCGAGGATTTCTCGCTGGGAATGCCAAGACTGGGTGATGCCGGGAGCGGCTTCATGTTGGTCACCCTTGACGTCGCGGAGACGGACAAGGCCTTCGAGGTGACGGCCGAACTCCCGGGGGCGGCGCCCGAGGATATCGATATAGCGCTGAAGGACGACATGCTTACCATCAAGGCCGAGAAGAAGGCGGAGAAGGAAGACAAGCAGAAGAACTACCATCTGAATGAGCGCTCATACGGCATGTTTCAACGTTCCTTCATGCTCCCGGTCGGCATCGATGCCGGCAAGGTCGAGGCGAGCTTCGACAAGGGCGTACTCAAGATCACCCTGCCCAAGCTGCCCGAGGCTACGAGCAAGGTCCGCAAGATCGCGGTCAAACCGGGCGCTTGA
- a CDS encoding GMC family oxidoreductase, whose amino-acid sequence MYDTIIIGAGSAGCVLANRLSADPDRKVLVLEAGRSAPIASDVPADWVTMFNTSADWGYYTEPQAGCRGRRIFWPRGKMIGGSGALNAMIYIRGLPSDYDGWEAMGCAGWGWKDVFPVFRYSEANADIRNSPYHGNEGLLHIGNVPYVDVYERMWIEAAEAAGYAYNPDYNGEKQEGVGLFQFTIKNGERWGTGKAYLRPALERPNLTLKSGVLVTGLIIENGRVKGVKYLADGIPATAYAESEVVLSSGAVGSAQLLLLSGIGPADELKAVGVDPVHDLPGVGKDLQDHLNIPITFYTNEPMGIGAWTEDIIAKSFEEWRDRRTGIRTSPWVASGGHVCSRPGIEPDLQLYGAISPHRDYARFLAGQSGITTHSTLQRPNSRGEIKLRSANPIEHPSIDPKYFVSDPEGLDLATMVEGVKINRRIMQQSPVKQLIACEVTPSAECRTDEEIANYVRGHMTTLYHPSSSCRMGTDAMAVTDPATLKVHGLEGIRVSDASVIPKMVSGNLNAPTIMIAERAALMIVGG is encoded by the coding sequence ATGTACGACACGATCATCATCGGCGCCGGCTCCGCCGGCTGTGTGCTCGCAAACCGTCTGAGCGCGGATCCGGACCGCAAGGTCCTCGTGCTCGAGGCGGGCCGGTCCGCCCCGATCGCCAGCGATGTTCCCGCCGACTGGGTGACGATGTTCAACACCAGCGCGGACTGGGGCTACTACACCGAACCGCAGGCCGGCTGCCGCGGCCGCCGCATCTTCTGGCCGCGCGGCAAGATGATCGGCGGCTCCGGCGCCCTCAACGCCATGATCTATATCCGCGGCCTGCCGTCGGACTATGACGGATGGGAAGCGATGGGCTGCGCAGGTTGGGGCTGGAAGGACGTGTTCCCTGTCTTCCGTTATTCGGAAGCCAATGCCGATATCAGGAATAGCCCCTACCATGGCAATGAGGGCCTGCTGCATATCGGCAACGTGCCCTATGTCGATGTGTATGAGCGGATGTGGATCGAGGCCGCGGAAGCGGCGGGCTACGCATACAATCCCGACTATAATGGCGAGAAGCAGGAGGGCGTCGGCCTCTTCCAGTTCACCATCAAGAACGGCGAGCGCTGGGGCACCGGCAAGGCCTATCTGCGCCCTGCCCTCGAACGACCGAACCTGACGCTCAAGTCCGGGGTGCTCGTCACGGGGCTGATCATCGAGAACGGCCGCGTCAAGGGCGTGAAGTACCTTGCCGACGGCATTCCGGCGACGGCCTATGCCGAAAGCGAGGTCGTGCTGTCCTCGGGCGCTGTGGGTTCGGCGCAACTTCTTCTGCTATCGGGCATCGGCCCGGCCGATGAGCTCAAGGCCGTAGGCGTCGATCCCGTCCATGATCTGCCGGGCGTCGGCAAGGACCTGCAGGACCACCTCAATATCCCGATCACCTTCTACACGAACGAACCGATGGGCATCGGCGCCTGGACCGAGGACATCATCGCCAAGAGCTTCGAGGAATGGCGTGACCGGCGTACCGGCATCCGCACCTCGCCCTGGGTGGCCTCGGGCGGCCATGTCTGCAGCCGCCCCGGTATCGAACCCGACCTCCAACTCTACGGCGCCATCAGCCCGCACCGCGACTATGCCCGCTTCCTCGCCGGCCAGTCCGGCATCACGACGCACTCGACGCTCCAGCGGCCGAACAGCCGCGGCGAGATCAAGCTGCGCTCCGCCAATCCGATCGAACACCCTTCTATCGATCCGAAGTATTTCGTGAGCGACCCGGAGGGCCTCGACCTCGCCACCATGGTCGAAGGGGTCAAGATCAACCGCCGCATCATGCAGCAGTCGCCGGTCAAGCAACTCATCGCCTGCGAGGTCACGCCCAGCGCCGAATGCCGGACGGATGAGGAGATCGCGAATTATGTGCGCGGCCATATGACGACGCTCTATCATCCCTCGTCGAGCTGCCGCATGGGCACGGACGCGATGGCCGTGACCGATCCCGCCACCCTCAAGGTGCACGGTCTCGAAGGGATCCGCGTCAGCGACGCCTCGGTGATTCCAAAGATGGTCTCGGGAAATCTCAACGCGCCGACCATCATGATCGCCGAACGTGCCGCGCTGATGATCGTCGGCGGCTAG